Part of the Phaenicophaeus curvirostris isolate KB17595 unplaced genomic scaffold, BPBGC_Pcur_1.0 scaffold_327, whole genome shotgun sequence genome is shown below.
caccccaaccctCCCTACACCCCAACCCCTTGCACCCCtaacccccctgcacccccactcccggcaccccaaccccccctgcacccccaaacctccccctgcaccccaaaatccccccttgcacccccaaaacctccccctGTACCCCCAAAGCTTGTGCCCCAGCcttctgcacccccaaaaccaacccctgcacccccaaaatcccccctgcacccccaaaccctcctgcacccccaaatcccctgcaccccaaaccttctgcacccccaaacctccccctgcacccccaaaatccccctgaaccccaaaccccccctgcatcccaaaccttctgcacccccaaaacctccccctgcacccccaaaatcccccctgcaccccaaccccttgcacccctaaaccccccctgcacccccactcccagcacccccaaccccccctgcacccccaaacctccccctgcaccccaaaatcccccccttgcacccccaaaacctccctctGTACCCCCAAAGCTTGTGCCCCAGCCgtctgcacccccaaaatcccccctgcacccccaaatcccccgcACCCCAAACCTCCTGCACCCTCAAacctctccctgcaccccccaaaccctccccctgcaccccccaaaccccccccgcaccccaaaatccccccctgcaccccacaatCCCCCCCTagcacccccaaaacctccctctGTACCCCCAAAGCTTGTGCCCCAGCcgccctgcacccccaaaaaacaccccctgcaccccaaaatcccctgcaccccaaaccttctgcacccccaaaccttctgcacccccaaaatccccctgcaccccaaccctCCCTACACCCCAACCCCTTTGCACCCCTAaaaccccccctgcacccccactcctggcacccccaacccccccggcacccccaacccccccctgcaccccaaaatcccccccttGCACCCCTAAAACCTCCCCCTGTACCCCCAAAGCTTGTGCCCCAGCCGactgcacccccaaaaccaccccctgcacccccaaaatccccccctgcaccccaaccctCCCTACACCCCAACCCCTTgcacccctaaaccccccctgcacccccactcccagcacccccaaccccccctgcacccccaaacctccccctgcgccctcagacccctctgcacccccaactcccctgcacccccaaacccccctgtaccccaaaccctcctgcacccccaaatcccctgcacccccaaacctcccctgcacccccaaaatccccctgtaccccaaaccctcctgcacccccaaatcccctgcacccccaaacctcccccctgcaccccaaaatcccccagcacccccagaccctgcatccccaaaatcccccctgtaccccaaaccctcttgcacccccaaatcccctgcaccccaaaccttctgcacccccaaacctccccctgcaccccaaccccccccctgcacccccaaaatccccccctgcccccccaaccccccccttGCCGAGcccccccctgtgccccccaggaTGCTGCGAGTGACAAGGGCCCCtcgggcccccccccccacctggaCCTCAGCTGGGACCCCACAGGTGATGAcccccccctgaccccccccttGACCCCACGGGGTCACCCCCTCAGCCTTGACCCCCACCCTGACCCCCACCTTGACCCCACGGGGTCACCCCCTCAGCCTTGACCCCCACCTTGACCCCCCCCTTGACCCCACGGGGTCACCCCCTCAGCCTTGACCcccaccctgacccccccctTGACCCCACGGGGTCACCCCCTCAGccttgaccccaaccttgacCCCCCCCTTGACCCACTGGGGTCACCCCCTCAGCCTTGACCCCCACCCTGACCCCCACCTTGACCCCGTGGGCCACAAGCTCCACGTTGACCTCAACCTTGACTCCAACCCTGACCCCGTGGGCCACAAGCTCCACATtgacctcaaccttgaccccaaccttgacCCCATGGGCCACAAGCTCCATGTtgacctcaaccttgaccccacaGGCCACAAGCTCCACGTtgacctcaaccttgaccccaaccttgacCCCAAGGGCCACAAGCTCCACGTTGACCTCAACCTTGACTccaaccttgaccccaaccttgacTCCAACCTTGACCCCAAGGGCCACAAGCTCCATGTTGACCTCAACGTTGACCCCAAGGGCCACAAGCTCCAAGTtgacctcaaccttgaccccaaccctgaccccaagGGCCAGAAGCTCCACGTtgacctcaaccttgaccccaaccttgacCCCACAGGCCACAAGCTCCACGTTGATCTCAACCTTGACTCCAACCTTGACCCCAAGGGCCACAAGCTCCATGTtgacctcaaccttgaccccaaccttgacCCCGTGGGCCACAAGCTCCATGTTGACCTCAACCTTGACTCCAACCTTGACCCCAAGGGCCAGAAGCTCCACGTtgacctcaaccttgaccccaaccttgacCCCAAACTTGACCCCAAGGGCCACAAGCTCCACGTTGACCTCAACCTTGACTCCAACCTTGACCCCATGGGCCACAAGCTCCATGTtgacctcaaccttgaccccatgGGCCACAAGCTCCACGTTGACCTCAACCTCGAGCCCAGGGGACCCCCCTCAGGCCTCGTCGGCGCCGCTGGCCGCGCTGGCCGCCGCGGTGGCCCGGGCTCGGGCTCGGGCCGGGTCCAAGCGAGGCCCCGTGGTGCCAccaggctgggagctggagtTCCGTGACAGCTTCGTCCCCGTCAGCCGCGAgaggctgcaggggctgctgctgagggtggggacgggggggacgagggggacggggggggacatgggggtcatggggggagatggggacattgggacgaggggggacatggagacgtggggggacatggagggacttggggacatggggacaaggaggaCATGGGGGGTCAtggagggatgtggggacatggggacaaggaggacatgaggggacatggggggacatggggacatggggacattggggagaTGGAGACATGATGATGGGGGACaaggaggacatggggacaaggagaACATGGGGgagagatggggacatggggacgtgggggacgtggagggacatggggacatggggacattggggagaTGGAGACATGATGATGGGGGACaaggaggacatggggacaaggagaACATGGGGgagagatggggacatggggacgtgggggacgtggagggacatggggacatggggggagagatggggacatggagacaagggggacgtggggggacatggggacatggggacatggggggagagatggggacatggggacaagggggaggtggggacatgggggacatggggacatggagggagagatggggacatggggacaagggggatgtggggacatgggggacatggggacatggggggagagatggggacatggggacaagggggatgtggggggacatggggacatggggggagagatggggacatggggacaagggggatgtggggacatgggggacatggggacatggaggggacatggggacaaggaggacatggggggacatggggacattgggagaTGGAGACGTGAGGATGGGGGACAAGGAGGACATGGGGACGAGGAGAACATGGGGAAgagatggggacacggggacaaggagaacatgggggacatgggggacatggggccATGGGGGACACTCAGGGGCCGTGGGGACCCCCTGTCCCCCAGGAGTTCCACGCCTCGGCGGCCGCCCGCGCCGCCTTCCTGGCCTTCGCCGCCCGGCTGGACGCCGCGCTCGGCAGGCGCTACCTGCGGCTGCACCACCACCTGCAGGTGGGGCGCCCCGCGGCAGCCGGGGGGGGCTAGGGGGCACCTAGGGGGCGCTGTGGGGCACCtagggggcgctatggggcactatggggcactatggggtgctatggggcacctagggggtgctatggggcgctatggggcgcTATAGGGTGCTGTGGGGCACCTAGGGGGCGCTAGGGGGCGCTAGGGGGCACCtagggggcgctatggggcactATGGGGTGCTatagggtgctatggggcacctagggggcgctatggggcgctatggggtgctatggggcacctagggggcgctatggggcgctatagggtgctatggggcactATAGGCAGCTATGGGGCCCTATGGGGCactatggggtgctatggggcacctagggggcgctatggggcgctatggggtgCTATAGGGTGCTATGGGTCACCtagggggcgctatggggcactATAGGGTGCTATGGGTCCCCTAGGGGGCGCTATGGGCTGCTATGGGTCAgttatggggtgctatggggcactATAGGGTGCTATGGGTCCCCTAGGGGTCAGCTCTGGGGCACTATAGGGTGCTATGGGTCCCCTAGGGGTCAGCTCTGGGGCACTatagggtgctatggggcactATAGGGTGCTATGGGTCCCCTAGGGGTCAGCTCTGGGGCACTatagggtgctatggggcactATAGGCAGCTATGGGTCCCCTAGGGGTCAGCTCTGGGGCACAATGGGGCACTATAGGGTGCTATGGGTCCCCTAGGGGTCAGCTATGGGGCACTatagggtgctatggggcactATAGGGTGCTATGGGTCACCTATGGGTCAGCTGTGGGGCACTatagggtgctatggggcactATAGGGTGCTATGGGTCCCCTAGGGGTCAGCTCTGGGGCACTatagggtgctatggggcactATAGGCAGCTATGGGTCCCCTAGGGGTCAGCTCTGGGGCACAATGGGACACTATAGGGTGCTATGGGTCCCCTAGGGGTCAGCTATGGGGCACTatagggtgctatggggcactATAGGGTGCTATGGGTGTCCTATGGGTCAGCTGTGGGGCACTatagggtgctatggggcactATAAGGTGCTATGGGTCCCCTAGGGGTCAGCTGTGGGGCACTATGTGCTGCTATGGGGCACTATAGGGTGCTATGGGTCCCCTAGGGGTCAGCTCTGGGGCACTatagggtgctatggggcactATAGGCAGCTATGGGGCCCTATGGGGCACTATAGGGTGCTATGGGTCCCCTAGGGGTCAGCTCTGGGGCACTATAGGGTGCTATGGGTCCCCTCGGCTCTCTCCCCCCCCCAGGCCCTCTACTCCCCGCTGGACCCGGACCGGGAGGCCCCtccggggggctcggggggcgcggggggctgGCCGGGGGCCGAGGCTCGCCGGGCTCGCCGCTTGGTGGCCGCGCTGGCCCCGCTGCTGCGCCACGGAAACTTCCAGCGCCTGCCCGAGGCCGCCATCGCCTTCGCCCTCCTCGTGCAGCACCCCGAGGACGAGGCCCAGGTGGGGGGCGCTACGGGGTGATAGAGacctctatggggctctatggggctctacGGGGCGATATAGACctctatagggctctatggggctctatgggggctctatgggaCTCTATGGgcctctatggggctctatggggctctatggggctctatgggggcgctatggggctctatgggggctctatggggctctatgggcctctatggggctctatggggctctatggggctctatgggggcgctatggggctctatgggggctctatgggggctctatggggctctatggggctctatagggacTCTattggtctctatggggctctattggtttctatggggccctattggtttctatggggctctatggggctctatgggtggctatgggtctctatagggcgCTATAGGGCGCTATGGGGCTTTATGGGGACTccatggggctctatggggctctatgggggcgctatgggggctctatggggctctatcagtggctatggggctctatagggctctatagggctctatgggcctctatggggctctatgggtctctattggtttctatgggggctctatgggcctctatggggctctatgggtctctattggtttctatgggggctctatgggtctctatggggctctatagggctctatagggctctatggggctctatggggctctatgagtggctatggggctctatagggcactatggggctctatggggctctatggggtgaTATAGAGCTCTATGGGagctatggggctctatggggctctatagggactctatggggctctatagggctctatggggttctatgggggctctatgggggctctatgggggcgctatggggcgctatggggctcTCTGGGGCTCtctgggtctctgtggggctctatggggctctatggggctctatggggctctatgggggcgctatggggctctatggggttctatggggttctatgggggctctatgggggctctatggggctctatcagtggctatggggctctatagggctctatagggctctatggggctctatggggctctatgggggctctatgggggctctatggggctctatgagtggctatggggctctatagggcactatggggctctatggggcgctatggggtgATATAGAGCTCCATGGCTTACTATAGTGCTCTATGGAtgctatggggctctatagggctctatggggctctatagggctctatgaagctctgtgggtctctatgagGCTCTATGAAgctctatagggctctatgaggctctatggggctctatagtgctctatagggctctatagggctctatagtgctctatggggctctatagggctctatagggctctCTGAGGCTCTATAGGgtgccgcccccccccccaggtgtcCGTCAAGCTGGAGGACTAcgaggagctgcagctgtgggCGCAGGGGCAGCGCCTCGGCCCCCTCCCCAGCGAGAGCGGCGCCCCCCGGC
Proteins encoded:
- the LOC138734942 gene encoding circumsporozoite protein-like: PPCAPQDAASDKGPSGPPPHLDLSWDPTGHKLHVDLNLDPNLDPKGHKLHVDLNLDSNLDPNLDSNLDPKGHKLHVDLNVDPKGHKLQVDLNLDPNPDPKGQKLHVDLNLDPNLDPTGHKLHVDLNLDSNLDPKGHKLHVDLNLDPNLDPVGHKLHVDLNLDSNLDPKGQKLHVDLNLDPNLDPKLDPKGHKLHVDLNLDSNLDPMGHKLHVDLNLDPMGHKLHVDLNLEPRGPPSGLVGAAGRAGRRGGPGSGSGRVQARPRGATRLGAGVP